TGAAATCAAGAATCTATCATTATGTCTTGCGAAGCTTTAACATAATTGATATATACGTTAATAGAAAGAGAAATTAGCTTCTCTACCAAAGAACTTTACCATATTTAATTATCTACCAAAATTCACTATATGCAAactgtatataattatttattactctGTTACCCCTATATCTACACCTTTAAACATTAAGTCGAATATGAAGACAAAATCTATATTGATTAATTAAGATCTCATATGTTGTCAGCAAATCTTCTCATGTCAGACCAAATGTAGAACTCTcacatatcaatttaaaatcttcatttccCATTTTCTTTCGTCTTTACTattctctttgttttatttctttgtcCCTAAAAATTACAATCATCTTATCAAGAAAATTGAGAACAGCAATGGGCGACCACCACACTGCCTCATCtcaaagagtttttttattatgataTCTTGCAAGATCTCTACTTTCTTCTTTACCAGGTTTTACAGCCTATTACCTCATCTCCCTCTTATTTTTTGTGCTATTCTTGAAGTTTAGCTTAatgaaaaaatcatatttatttttttctcagttGCTTCTGTTTAtagatttataattaaaaaccaGACCTGTAAGtgcttgaaaaaaaaagaagttaatcagtttagaaaaaaatagagaacaTGCTAAAAGCAAAGATGATGCTTCTAGTACTTATTTAAGAAGCTTCATCGCAAAAATAGATAATGCTCAATCTTATGGAAACAATCAGACCTCAGATCACCAACTGAAACCGAGATGATGATAAAAATAAGGATATTTTTTTCACTTACACGGGTTATAAATAGTAAAACTGTAATGCAGATTATGTTAGACGGCTACAATAATACTTTGGTACTGTCACAAACCACAGTAGATGGTTAAATAATTTACTAGCCAaggtttttaaagtttatagCTGGCTAACAATATTTGATAATCATGgttgtaaataattaaaaaaattctagtcCATTAGAAATCTCATTGTAATGTAAATTATGTTAGACGGCTATAATAATATTTGGTATTGTCACAAATCACAACAGatggttaaataatttattagccATGGGGTCAAACCAATTGTCCGGTTAATATTTTCAGGTGACAACCAATGCGAAAATTATCCGGCTAAAGTACACGTAATAACTTTACCTCAACAAatggttaaataatttattagccATGAGGACAAGTTATCCGGTTAACAAGTTACATAAATGTATAAGAAATCCGTTTTCTAGATAATTTGTTTACATTTACGTGGAGGTGTAGAGGTAAGATTGAGAATAAGTGTGTTGGTATAAGGGTTTAGATAACCACAACAATATTTACAGCATTGTTGGTATAAGAGAATAAATGTGCTGGTATAGGGTTGGGAAATCAGTATTGTTGAAGCATTAGACGTACACGCAATATAGGATCAAACCAATTGCCCGGTTAATATTTACAGGTGACAGCCAATGCAAAAATTATCAGGCTAAAGCATACGTAATAACTTTACCGGTAAGTGAAAAATGCGAAGTTAACCGGTTATAAAAATacctaattatttaattaatatttttttgtataacttGTTTACACTGACGTTCAGCTATTGAGGTATAGTGGCGAATAAGAgtatatggtttagggtataataattaatatttttaatcaagtaATATGTTTACAGGGGTAAGAGTTAAGATTTTAGTGTTTACTTTTTACCCTTTGGGTTCCCGGATCCctattgggtttagggtttagcattttgtgtttataatgtaggtttagggtttagatgtGTCCACTCTTTCTGCTTGACATTGTTGAAGCATTGGACGTACCTGCAATATAGGGTCAAACCAATTTTCCGGTTAATATTTACAGGTGACAGCCAATGCAAAAACTATCCGGGTAAAGCATACGTAATAACCTTACCGCTAAGTGAAAAAAAAGAGGTTAGCCAGTTATGAAAATAACTGActgtttaataaataatttttctgtATAACTTGTTTACACCGACATTCAGCTGTTGGTGTACAGTTGTGAATAAGAgtatatggtttagggtataataattcatatttttaaacaaGTAATATGTTTACAGGGGGTAAGGATTAAGTTTTTAGTGTTTACTCTTTATTCTTTGGGTTCCGGAGTCCCTATTATGTTTAGAGTTTAGCATTTTATGTTTAGAGTTTAGCAttttatgtttagggtttatgtttaggtttagggtttagatttaaatgTGTCAACTCTTTCTACTTGACATTGTTGAAGCATTAGACGTACCCGCAATATAGGGTCAAACCATTTGTCCGCTTAATATTTACAGGTGACAGCCAATTCAAAATTATCCGGCTAAATTATACGTAATAACTTTACCGCGCGCTAAGTTTAAATGCGAGATTAGCCGGTTATGAAAATACCTAActgtttaataaatatttttttttgtataacttGTTTACACTGACGTTCAGCTGTTGGGGTACGGTTGTGAATAAGAGTATATGATTTaggtataataatttatatttttaatcagtAATATGTTTACGGAGGTAAGGGTTaagattttattgtttaatttttatcatttagGTTTCGGGGTTTttattgggtttagggtttattgacatagtttcattgtaaccaaatagtaaAGTTCAGATTTTCGGTGTAAACGTTAGGTTCTTATGTGAGAAGtgattttttaatctaaaatatttttaaaaatgatatcaGCTCAtcagcaaaaaaaattatctaattaacaaaaattttttttaaattttttaagaatCAAAGTATTAATTTGATcgaaaatgtaaattttattttttcatacaatattgtttaaataattttcatataaattcaccATGCGCAaggttattttttaataatttattgttGTAGGATGTGGTAAAATATTTAGCAACCCACCAAACGAAAAGTTTACTATAAATGTTGATATCGAGTTTTATTTTGATGTATATTATGTAAAACTAATGGCATATTGTGTATTTAATCTAGTAATAGATGGATATTAAATTTAGGAGTGTGAGAGTGATTCTTGAGCTACCACCTCAGCAAAAATggtattttgttaataaaatacaCATTAATGGTTATTtctttaattgataaaatacACATTAAAAGTTATTTCtgtaaaaatgtttaattttttatatttcggGTAATTTTTGAAGGTAATTTTTGAAGGCTCGAATATTTCGGGTTGTAGGAAGTGactttaactttaatttttaccTACAACTTTTAAAATTACCAGTAATGTTTTATATTGGTTTTTAAAGTTACAacgaaaaatagaaaaaatggcTGTAACAaccttattttataaaactccattttttttgtaggaaatatattgctatagcaataaattttaaagttacatCACTTacatctaaattaataaaaattatatcctaAATCCTACAGTAAATTTTCCACTGTTACAACTGAACCAATCACCTCCAAAATTTCATAGTCCGTTTGATTctataaaaattagttaaacgGGTAAATCATTATTACCACTAATTAAATAATCTTTGTACGTAATTGATTCAGACACAAGGACAGGCCAACTCGAGATCATTGAATTGAATGGATATAATTCATCCTTATAAAATGCTCAAATGGTAACCGTTAGGCCTCGACATTTTACCTGGATCCGAAGACCTGACCCGAAACTGACccgatcaaattaccctatagggTTTTGTTGTATAGGACCCGGCCGCGGGTCTTGGACCCGACCCAAACTCAAAAAATGATGGATACCCAAATtaattatgtaaattaaataaaatgaatcgaGAGGGAGTCGAAGATGAGTTATTTGTCTACAGAGCAAGGGAGTCAACCAATAGGAGACAACCAATTATTGTTGTATCTCGgatagtttaatatttatacacattttaatataataaaaacacaaattttgaatatttttggacatataaatatttcagatttttttttttgtatttttaggtattttttaggtCGAACCTGAACCGAataaattctagttacccgAATGAATTCAACTATCTAAAACCCAACCCGACCCGGATCTGGTATGATCTGTACCGCCCTGAAACCGAGAAtttgaaattaccctatcggaTCCTAAACTCATAGACCCGAAAGACTCAGATCTAAAAGGATTTGATCCGAACCTGACCCGTTGACCCGAATGCCCAGGGCCAGTAATCGTAAAGAAAACTTTCATgcagtgtttttaaaaatggatcggaccggccggtcgaaccggtccgaccgtgactcgctgaagaagctgagtccggttcggtttaaGACCCGGATTTGAGAAAAACCGGTAAAACCGGTGATCCGGGTCaattttaaaacccggttcttaaaaattaacatataattaagtattttctattattactagctaaaattttaatatttaataattaatgttCAACTATTagtatttaattgtttttttattttcttaagaaataaTGTAGAAAAACGatttttgactctcatatactatatatactatatttattttgcCATATCCATAAAATTTGAGAtgttaattgtaaaaataaataaagatgaGGACTGTAACCGTAAatcatttgcttttttttttcaattcactTCACATAGTATTCACATCttagatttatgtttgttgtttatttttagtaaataaaaaaatagagagtgtattatatgtagatatataattatattttttttttcataaatagaaaACCCAGTTCGACCGATTAAATTTGtctaaccagtcaaccagtaACTACACCAATTCGATATCCGGTtaggttttcaaaacatttttcatGCTAATTCAAATAGGCGAGTGAATACGCTTAACTTCTTGGTCCAGCCCAATGGGCCTGGCCTATCTAAGAAGGTGAGATTATTCTAATATTGCAATAATTGGCCCGAGCTGTATagtatatgttttctaattaaCATATATTCGACGTATTTTTAACGCGTAGTGGGTTATATAAGTGTCGCAGAAAAATAATACATCATCGTGAAACGTTGAAAGGCCATCAGAGCTAAGATCTCCTGCGGCGTTGTTTCTTCGGTACGTTTATTGCTTCTCCACCGCTCTCGCCTCATCGATTCGTCTATCTAAGTGCAGTTCTGTTTCATGCGTTGTTCATGGCTCTGTCatttttttcagatctgttGTGTTATCTTGATATTACTAGTTTCTAGATCGAACTATCGATGAGATCCGATTGAATTGATCAATTCTTTTTTGAGGGTGTGAATAggtttggaaaaaaaaaaggatgggGTTGTCATTTGGGAAACTGTTCAGCAAGCTGTTTGCGAAGAAAGAGATGCGTATTCTGATGGTTGGTCTTGATGCTGCTGGTAAGACTACCATCCTCTACAAGCTCAAACTTGGTGAGATCGTCACCACTATCCCTACCATTGGTAAGTTAACTCCCATCCTCTATCTAACTTCTTCTTGTGATCTCTTGTTAAAATGTTCTTTTTGTAACcgttattgttttgtttttgaaggTTTCAATGTTGAAACTGTGGAATACAAGAACATCAGCTTTACCGTCTGGGATGTCGGGGGTCAGGACAAGGTATCCTCTCTTCTCATAACACAGATTACTCTTTATAAGCTAAATCAAATCAGCCGGAAAATATCGAGCATACTTTGATTCTTTCTCAAAGAAGTGTCGTTTTCTGGTTCTGGCTGACATTTCCCAGATTAATGGACCATGCTATTTCATTTTGAGTTGTGCTGGCTTGTAGAATTGTTGTTATCAAACTCTTTACTAATGGTTTCTTTCTTGCTCATCCAGATCCGTCCATTGTGGAGACACTACTTCCAGAACACACAGGGACTTATCTTTGTTGTGGACAGCAACGATCGCGACCGTGTTGTTGAAGCCAGGGACGAGCTTCACAGGATGTTGAACGAGGTAATATTACATAAGAATCAGTAGATCCACAAATGGTttcattaataataaaataagattccGTTGTCAATATACAGATTTTCGAGAAAATAAACTATTACATGATCGGATATATGtgccatatattaaaaatgatacaaaatgaAATATGGATTAAacgtattttataaaataaagtcGTGTTCGCTAATGGAAACTAAATCCGTTATTTTCCTTCTCGTTCGATCTATATAACACCATTTGGTTTTGActttgttattgtttttttttctgtgcagGATGAGTTGAGGGATGCAGTTCTGCTTGTCTTTGCTAACAAACAAGATCTTCCCAACGCAATGAACGCTGCTGAGATTACTGACAAGCTTGGCCTTCACTCTCTCCGCCAACGACACTGGTTAGCCAAAACACATAACTCTAGCTCTCTCAGGCCCAGACataagcttctttttttttggtcaaatccCAGACATGAGCTTATATTATGATATCATTGTAATAATGACAGGTACATTCAGAGCACATGTGCCACCTCTGGAGAAGGACTCTACGAGGGACTTGACTGGCTCTCCAACAACATCGCAAACAAGGTATCTTCTAGTTGCCTCTTTTGACCGACTCCAACTTCCATATAATCATCTTGGGAGTCTGAGACACACTTTTTTAACTTATGATGTGCAGGCATAGAAACATGGTAGCAGGATTCCTCTTCACTTGTTTTCTcataccttcttcttcttcttcttcttcaattctCAGTCTCAAAACTGAAAACCATATCATACTTTGTACTTTCATTTAACAACActatgtttctttgtttttgtttttgttcttccttagttgtaaaaaaaaaccttttgtttcttctttttaaccGGATCTTGACTTTTGGTTATTCAAATTTGCACCTAGAATCTaacattatacaaaataattaatgaaacAGACATCAAATCTACATTTACGCAGAGTGGGCTTATAGCTTATAGAAGTCCAAATTAATCGATTTCGATTTCAAATCTACATTGTTTCTTGAAAACTATTCTAGTCCATCGTtctaatatatgaaattttaaccACACTGAACATGGTTGAGTGGTAAACAATGTAGATTTGAAATCGATTTcaaatatgtttgtttgtgtGGTCATGCAATATGAGTATATAATTTCCATTAGTTGATTTGGTTTCAAGCTAtcggatacctctgtataagttgttttagagtttaataaatatttaattttgtatattttacaaaaaacattattaaatatctAACTAATCACATtctaaccaataaaattttatagaataaaaaatcatattacataaaaattaatagattttatatcaaaaagcaaaatatgacataatttgaaacaaaaatatttttctaaaacctcATCCATTAACAGACAAAGGGAGTATACagatatccaaatattcaatGTTATTACTATGCATCTTACTTAGGATGCATGTATTTGATCTCTTTTAAGACAACACTAGGTTAAGACCCGTGCCTTACACGGGGTGAGATCAAAATTACattaacaaataataatattttttttataaaaatggttTGTAAATAGAGGTGTTCAATACGGTAAAACCTGACCAATTAAAATCGTACTAAAATTAAGAGAATTATTTGGATTTGATATAATCAAATAAACCGAATggatgttattttaaaaaaaaatcacggtatataaaccaaaaccGGACCAAAATCCGGATTAAACAAAACTATATGTAagtaaaatttgatttaataattgcaaaattaacataaataaaCATGCATTGTAAATTGTTAaaagtgttttatttttgtatgtgTAATTGACTGTGCCGGTCAAATTTTTTTGATGTCCTaagcaaaattttaataaattacattttttatgttttttatctaataacatatataaaatatcattcacattaaaattataatataaataaatttgtttaccAGCTTTTAAGTCTATCACtacaaaaaaactttaaaaaataaatatatcatatatttgcGAAACTTAAAGTTAGAAATCTAACTAAATCTACAATAGAAAAAGtcatatattattaaaccaTATCATGATGGTCTTTTCGTGCTttcacttttaaaataatttcataaagTTTACTCCGTATGTATTGTTTGGTTATGATACTATATATAACTAGGTGtcttgcccgcacatgcgggcataatcattttactaataattattaatgtatgtattatgatttaaatatcagAATAACTAATTCTCTATATTcttaatcattttagttttcttctctttttatttcAGTTTACGTCTCATTAACACAAAGGAAAACTATAAAACTATGAGATCATAAGAGCATAATTACATATCAATTTGCtcaaaaaaattacatatcAAATATTCCACACAATAAAGTAAAGTAAGAATGTGAGTTTTTGTTTATCTTAatctattttgtatttttgaaccAGAAACATGtattaaattaccaaaaaacactaaaacataaaaaaaataagaacaaagtaaataaaaaactaaagttcgataataatttagaagaaaacttaaaaaaaaaacaaattgagaTAACGACAATATTTCATTGGTTTACTTGATCAATATGTATATTGACTTATCTTAATATTTCATAAGTTTTcgttttattattaaagttaatttctggttaattatatatcaataattctaattattcattaaaagTATACCTACTTTAGCCGTTTAGAAACTAAATCATTAAACACATGTTCATAACATGATTACATATGCTactttaaactaaatattaaatcatattatcttatatattacaaTAAAACATACACGTGAAATAACTACCAAATAATTCAGAATACCTAATTCATAATTCCAAACTCCATGTAACAAAACTGAGTTGCTCTTAGTCTTTCAAGCTCAAAGAAAGAAGATAACATAGAACttcaactaaaaatataaaaaactataatcGAGACCACTTGGAATGAATgggaaaaataaaactatagagTTTAAAAATcttacatcatatgaaaataagagTTGGTcctaaactattttaaataattataattgtatttttaattagaaatttagaaaaaatagttatattatttaaattaataaattaatgatctaaactaaaaactaataagttaaaatattatattcataatttcAATTAGAATAGAATTTTcgaatatttttattatttaaattaacaaattaattagaaattttgaaatatttatattgtctgaattaataaattgatgattaatctaaaaactaataagaatataacaaataagcaaaattagctaaaatcatggagaaaatgaattcaaattaattataatcataatttcaattaaaattccgaaatatttatattatttaaattaataaattaattgtttgaaacatttatttatctaaactAATAAGTTGATGATctaatctaaaaactaataagaatatgacaaataagcaaaattagctaaattCATAAAGAAgatgacaaatcagcaaaatcacttcataaataatagtatagatagtaGATTTAGCTTCTTTgttaaagagagaaaaaataatGTAGGCGAgaatattaaatcaatttacATATAAACATAGTTTGAAATGTATATTCGTGTGGAGCAGAACCTTTTGGTGgcataatatgtaaataatctAGTAATTAAAGGGTATTTCtttaatgaatatttataaataatcactaCATGATGTATGTAAAAAATGCAGAGTATTTTTTCAAAGGAGAAATATAATCTTAACCTTGTTCTTTCACATGGACttgaaaaatttcaaatcataaaattttatCTAAACCCGTTAttgtaaatactaaaatttgaaaatgtatTTAGAAGAGATTGTAACTTGGAATGCATTTTTAGTCAGGTAATAGACTTGTTTATATAGTAGAACTCTATAAAACATATATTCCTAACCTTGATCTTTTACGTGGATTTGAAAGGCTTCAAATCGTAAAATCCTATCAAAATCCGCTAttgtaaatactaaaatttcaaaatgatttttttagagAGGATTGTAACTTGGAATGCATTTTTGGTCTTGGTATACACTTGTTTATATAGTAGaagagaaatacttgggttcactccTAAAGTGAAcctaacgaaatcctattgattgggtgaacctaaaggttcactctaggggtgaacctaagaattcATAGTAGAGAGAAATATTTGGGTTCatccctagagtgaacctttagagGTTCATCCGACCAATAggatttcattattttatattcattatcttttaaaaaaggaaacaaaatatagtcaaattttattatgtttttaaaataaaaaataaatagaaaacaatggtagtcgcaaaaaaaaattatatttaaaataccgtcaccaaaacactaaaccttaaaccctaaatcataaactctaaatccttgataaacccttggataaatcctaaatctttggattttttttaaaaaacattgttaacacggtcagcaaaacactaaaacataaatcttagggtttagtgtttggctgacggtattaaaaatatattttttaaatgtgtttttgtttgcagttaatattatttttattttttaatttaaaaatagaatataacttgtcaatattttatttctttttttaaagatactaaatataaaataacgaaatcctattgattgggtgaacctaaaagttcactctaggggtgaacctaagaattcATAGCAGAACCCTACAATTTTAGCAATGCATTCTATAACGTATATATAGTTATTACGTGTATCTTTACTATTAAATATAGTCAATTTTCCAATTGTAGATATTTCCGTGACTTGCACATAATCCAATcaatcatatataattttaggaTCAACAGAAAGTGAAAATATAGAAAGagtaataaatcaataattacGTGGTCACCTAACCTATGTGAATATTTAGAAAGAGTAATTATgcatatttagaatattttaaatatcatatttatgtaccaaataaaaacatatattccAATATGACTACACCTTGTGTATACATCAtgattactaaatatttttgatcAGGTCTGCAATTGATAGGCTGGAATTATATTGACTATAGTTTACACATAGGTATCAATACATCCGAAATTCTATCAGGTTTTagatatccgaacgggttcaaatttttggtatttaaagaaccaaaaccaaacccgatccgaaccaaagtatttcgGGTACTCGAATGTATCCCAAATagattaatatacatatatgtatatatatattaactatttttagatttaatgtatattaaaaacatccaaaatatatatgatacttttaagttgtccaaaatactcgaaaatatatacaaataatcaaaagtatatgtataaatagttaaagtacactcaaaacacctaaaatatttattgattctctatccaaatattcaaaccaaaccaatttatatgttaagtttaggtattttgactcacgttattcaaatttacatgtaatatattattttatttatagatttcgtgaaatttaaagtatataatgaattttaaaattttaaaaataatttaaatgggttatccggaTCCGAGCCAAACCCGCAAGGATCCGAACTGaaaccaaactaaaaaattagaaatatccgaatggggatGAAATCATTGatcccgaaaatccgaaatccATATCTaatccgaatgggtacccgaatgtcCACCTCTAATAGATTATGACATATGACCACAGTTTATTCTTATAATGATtattattaatgaaaatatCACTTTTATAAGCACAGATGATGGGAGTCAAAGTTCGTGTATCATCTGATTTTGATGATTGCACTGGTGAGCTCTTAAGAAGTTATGCGAGTCAAACGCCGTATGATATATGTGCATTTTTGCAAAAAGTAAGTACTGCCAATACGTTTATTAATAGGTGGGTTGAATGTCAATggcatattttgtaaatattctAGTAAAGAAAGAGGAGTTATTTATTCAAGCTGAGAAAGATTATCAGACTGCCACCTTAGCATAGTATGGCtgtaatattttacaaaataaaggTTACTGTCCtaaaatgtttctcaattaataagAAAGGGATTATTATAAACTTAGTtcagtcaaaaagaaaaaaaaaacttagctcaatagagagagagagagagagagagagagagagagagagagagagtcagtAGAAGCCCTAGCCGTCGTGTTTCTCCGGCGTCTGACGCTGCGTCGTCGCCGGAGAGCCCCTTTCCCTTTCTTCGTTTTTCCTTTTGCCTTCGTTAACGCTCCTTCCCCTCGGCGAGATGCTTGTGAACTCTGGTTTCTTCGGCTCTTCAGATCTCAGATCTGGCCGTGTAGTGCGGTTTCCGAACTTCTGGAGTCACAGCGAGTTGAGTCTCGAAGGTGTCGCTGACGGAGGTCGGCTTTTAGGGTTGGATTTTGGACGGAGCTATTTTCCCCTTGCCGCTCCGTGTTCCTCCGTTGATGTCTGATCTGTGCCGTCGTCGTTCTCCCTCGAGCTCCATTGTGTTCTTTTGCAGGTGTTAGAGGATGA
This genomic stretch from Raphanus sativus cultivar WK10039 chromosome 3, ASM80110v3, whole genome shotgun sequence harbors:
- the LOC108844443 gene encoding ADP-ribosylation factor 1-like, whose translation is MGLSFGKLFSKLFAKKEMRILMVGLDAAGKTTILYKLKLGEIVTTIPTIGFNVETVEYKNISFTVWDVGGQDKIRPLWRHYFQNTQGLIFVVDSNDRDRVVEARDELHRMLNEDELRDAVLLVFANKQDLPNAMNAAEITDKLGLHSLRQRHWYIQSTCATSGEGLYEGLDWLSNNIANKA